One stretch of Arachis hypogaea cultivar Tifrunner chromosome 20, arahy.Tifrunner.gnm2.J5K5, whole genome shotgun sequence DNA includes these proteins:
- the LOC140182557 gene encoding uncharacterized protein yields MLPKMHPPFCKIWFIYRGKHIWTREASEKPCSLSPCETIETEGTFAAESTTSSGPLPQNSAESSSDTHLEAEEERVNSQLVEVKQEADEAADESFVELLKLEAEATEAIRKVNLFESAHAQEVKLRQEAEDELRTTDCGEQALSLVDTLIRSSSVDVIVVGSA; encoded by the exons ATGCTGCCAAAAATGCACCCCCCCTTCTGTAAAATATGGTTTATCTATAGAGGTAAACATATTTGGACAAGAGAAGCTTCTGAAAAACCTTGTTCTTTATCACCGTGTGAAACAATTGAAACAGAAGGCACTTTTGCCGCCGAATCAACTACATCCAGCGGTCCATTGCCCCAAAATTCTGCTGAGAGTTCTTCAGATACTCAtttagaggctgaagaagaaaGAGTTAATAGTCAACTTGTTGAAGTCAAACAAGAAGCTGATGAAGCAGCAGATGAGTCTTTTGTTGAGCTATTGAAGTTGGAAGCTGAAGCCACTGAGGCCATAAGGAAG GTCAATTTGTTTGAATCTGCTCATGCACAGGAAGTAAAGCTCAGACAAGAGGCAGAGGATGAGTTGAGAACCACAGATTGTGGTGAACAAGCACTTAGTCTTGTGGATACCTTAATCCGTAGTAGTTCAGTTGACGTAATTGTTGTTGGCAGT